The proteins below are encoded in one region of Phaseolus vulgaris cultivar G19833 chromosome 1, P. vulgaris v2.0, whole genome shotgun sequence:
- the LOC137815781 gene encoding uncharacterized protein, whose translation MGNQGRQGGFSNNYPQGWKNNQNQNFGWKQDFNSSNKQGSFQQQHQSNSPSIPDMMNKVEDVLSKIVSTQENSMASIRSMETQIGRLVKQMSQLTQTVEGKIGQFSANTTTNPKEHCNNITTEGDEKTREENGEMVKVEKEKGKNKEEGENCEIVEIAKEIFHMNIKKEKEGLFSDNLLPKNYFAGWPEKKTYFDEVRRKICCFENKYGEKEAGSSFSKTLPKKFKDPGSFTISVSIGNLFVYNALLDLGSSVNLMPLSMLRQIGNLEVKPSKMQLQFPDRTVKYPYGVVEDILMQIDKFIFLVDFVILDMKADEEVPLILGRPLMKTAKVIVDVDKGEILVRSHEEVKFNLFNDVTNCTADETGKQEEIPRNSEKMKSSKSKEKVIRHEKLEAKGDNQGKLVEGEEYRPGQPIMLNTGRGRGRKKTRKLWVIKELKKDGKIEVEEPYSRRTKVITKARVEQDKYPP comes from the coding sequence ATGGGCAATCAAGGAAGGCAAGGCGGTTTTTCCAACAATTATCCTCAAGGTtggaaaaataatcaaaatcaaaattttggaTGGAAGCAAGACtttaattcatccaacaagcaAGGGTCTTTCCAACAGCAGCATCAATCGAATTCTCCATCTATTCCTGACATGATGAATAAAGTGGAAGATGTTTTGTCAAAGATTGTGAGTACACAGGAAAATAGTATGGCTTCGATTAGGAGCATGGAAACTCAGATAGGACGGCTAGTTAAACAAATGTCACAACTCACACAAACTGTAGAAGGGAAAATTGGCCAATTCTCAGCTAACACTACCACCAACCCCAAGGAGCATTGCAATAACATCACTACTGAGGGTGATGAGAAAACCAGAGAAGAAAATGGTGAGATGGTGAAggttgaaaaagaaaagggaaaaaataagGAAGAGGGAGAAAATTGTGAAATTGTAGAAATCGCAAAAGAAATATTCcacatgaacataaaaaaagaaaaggaaggatTATTTTCTGACAATTTGcttccaaaaaattattttgcaggatGGCCAGAGAAAAAGACATATTTTGATGAAGTTAGAAGGAAGATAtgttgttttgaaaataaatatggaGAGAAGGAAGCAGGGAGCAGTTTCTCGAAAACTTTGCCAAAGAAATTCAAGGATCCAGGGAGTTTTACTATTTCTGTGTCAATTGGTAATTTATTTGTGTATAATGCTTTATTGGACTTAGGGTCAAGTGTAAATTTGATGCCATTATCCATGTTAAGACAGATAGGTAACTTGGAGGTTAAACCCTCCAAGATGCAGTTACAATTTCCTGACAGAACAGTGAAGTATCCctatggtgtggttgaagataTCCTTATGCAAATAGACAAATTCATATTTCTGGTGGATTTTGTTATCCTGGACATGAAAGCAGATGAGGAGGTCCCTTTGATTCTCGGCAGACCTTTAATGAAAACTGCTAAAGTCATAGTTGATGTTGACAAGGGAGAAATTCTTGTAAGGTCTCATGAAGAGGTaaaatttaatctttttaatgATGTAACCAACTGTACTGCAGATGAGACTGGGAAACAAGAGGAAATTCCAAGAAATAGTGAAAAGATGAAGAGTTCAAAGTCAAAGGAGAAAGTTATACGTCATGAAAAGTTAGAGGCAAAAGGAGACAATCAAGGAAAGCTAGTGGAAGGAGAGGAGTATCGTCCAGGACAACCTATCATGCTCAACACAGGTAGGGGTAGAGGAAGGAAGAAAACGAGAAAATTATGGGTCATCAAGGAATTGAAGAAGGACGGAAAAATTGAAGTTGAAGAGCCATATTCAAGACGGACAAAAGTGATAACAAAAGCACGGGTGGAACAAGATAAATATCCTCCTTGA
- the LOC137815782 gene encoding uncharacterized protein, whose amino-acid sequence MGNQGRQGGFSNNYPQGWKNNQNQNFGWKQDFNSSNKQGSFQQQHQSNSPSIPDMMNKVEDVLSKIVSTQENSMASIRSMETQIGRLVKQMSQLTQTVEGKIGQFSANTTTNPKEHCNNITTEGDEKTREENGEMVKVEKEKGKNKEEGENCEIVEIAKEIFHMNIKKEKEGLFSDNLLPKNYFAGWPEKKTYFDEVRRKICCFENKYGEKEAGSSFSKTLPKKFKDPGSFTISVSIGNLFVYNALLDLGSSVNLMPLSMLRQIGNLEVKPSKMQLQFPDRTVKYPYGVVEDILMQIDKFIFLVDFVILDMKADEEVPLILGRPLMKTAKVIVDVDKGEILVRSHDEEVKFNLFNDVTNCTADETGKQEEIPRNSEKMKSSKSKEKVIRHEKLEAKGDNQGKLVEGEEYRPGQPIMLNTGRGRGRKKTRKLWVIKELKKDGKIEVEEPYSRRTKVITKARVEQDKYPP is encoded by the coding sequence ATGGGCAATCAAGGAAGGCAAGGCGGTTTTTCCAACAATTATCCTCAAGGTtggaaaaataatcaaaatcaaaattttggaTGGAAGCAAGACtttaattcatccaacaagcaAGGGTCTTTCCAACAGCAGCATCAATCGAATTCTCCATCTATTCCTGACATGATGAATAAAGTGGAAGATGTTTTGTCAAAGATTGTGAGTACACAGGAAAATAGTATGGCTTCGATTAGGAGCATGGAAACTCAGATAGGACGGCTAGTTAAACAAATGTCACAACTCACACAAACTGTAGAAGGGAAAATTGGCCAATTCTCAGCTAACACTACCACCAACCCCAAGGAGCATTGCAATAACATCACTACTGAGGGTGATGAGAAAACCAGAGAAGAAAATGGTGAGATGGTGAAggttgaaaaagaaaagggaaaaaataagGAAGAGGGAGAAAATTGTGAAATTGTAGAAATCGCAAAAGAAATATTCcacatgaacataaaaaaagaaaaggaaggatTATTTTCTGACAATTTGcttccaaaaaattattttgcaggatGGCCAGAGAAAAAGACATATTTTGATGAAGTTAGAAGGAAGATAtgttgttttgaaaataaatatggaGAGAAGGAAGCAGGGAGCAGTTTCTCGAAAACTTTGCCAAAGAAATTCAAGGATCCAGGGAGTTTTACTATTTCTGTGTCAATTGGTAATTTATTTGTGTATAATGCTTTATTGGACTTAGGGTCAAGTGTAAATTTGATGCCATTATCCATGTTAAGACAGATAGGTAACTTGGAGGTTAAACCCTCCAAGATGCAGTTACAATTTCCTGACAGAACAGTGAAGTATCCctatggtgtggttgaagataTCCTTATGCAAATAGACAAATTCATATTTCTGGTGGATTTTGTTATCCTGGACATGAAAGCAGATGAGGAGGTCCCTTTGATTCTCGGCAGACCTTTAATGAAAACTGCTAAAGTCATAGTTGATGTTGACAAGGGAGAAATTCTTGTAAGGTCTCATGATGAAGAGGTaaaatttaatctttttaatgATGTAACCAACTGTACTGCAGATGAGACTGGGAAACAAGAGGAAATTCCAAGAAATAGTGAAAAGATGAAGAGTTCAAAGTCAAAGGAGAAAGTTATACGTCATGAAAAGTTAGAGGCAAAAGGAGACAATCAAGGAAAGCTAGTGGAAGGAGAGGAGTATCGTCCAGGACAACCTATCATGCTCAACACAGGTAGGGGTAGAGGAAGGAAGAAAACGAGAAAATTATGGGTCATCAAGGAATTGAAGAAGGACGGAAAAATTGAAGTTGAAGAGCCATATTCAAGACGGACAAAAGTGATAACAAAAGCACGGGTGGAACAAGATAAATATCCTCCTTGA